From the Leptospira biflexa serovar Patoc strain 'Patoc 1 (Paris)' genome, one window contains:
- a CDS encoding S1C family serine protease: MERKHSIPPVVYINFALVFVLLFAIFFPEIRSAVTKLFSSPKPISASKQSQAIQIQSSFRNVYREAQQFVVSIRTKKTEMIFHPYAFGESREDRISSIGSGFIIDERGFVVTNYHVIKNAEIIEIIMSDGRIFPARYVGSHERADIALLKIPSEDKFIPAFLGNSDEIEVGDWAIAVGSPYGLEKTFTVGVVSAKSREDLDETGQTHIQTDTAINPGSSGGPLLNIYGEVVGINRMIRSSSGASAGIGFAIPINYAKRVLRQIEQNVGQNIKPATLGVMATTPLPDHRRSLGIPGDAVGVLVYDIEPNSAAEKGGLRRYDFIEGANGLVIRHINDLREQVGLVGLGGVLRLKILRDTQEMELSIPLVEAAYQKGK; this comes from the coding sequence ATGGAAAGAAAACATTCGATTCCACCTGTCGTCTACATTAACTTTGCCTTAGTCTTTGTACTTTTGTTCGCAATTTTTTTTCCTGAAATTCGTTCCGCTGTTACTAAACTTTTTTCATCACCCAAACCAATTTCAGCAAGTAAACAAAGCCAAGCCATCCAAATCCAGTCGAGCTTTCGGAACGTATACCGAGAGGCGCAACAATTTGTTGTCTCGATTCGCACCAAAAAGACGGAGATGATTTTCCATCCTTATGCTTTCGGTGAAAGTAGGGAAGATCGGATTTCATCCATTGGAAGTGGCTTCATCATTGATGAACGAGGGTTTGTGGTCACCAATTACCACGTCATTAAAAATGCGGAGATCATCGAAATCATCATGTCCGATGGTCGGATTTTCCCTGCTCGGTATGTGGGAAGCCATGAGAGGGCCGACATTGCCCTCTTAAAAATCCCAAGTGAAGATAAGTTCATTCCTGCTTTCCTTGGCAATTCTGATGAAATCGAAGTCGGAGATTGGGCGATTGCCGTCGGATCCCCTTATGGATTGGAAAAAACGTTCACTGTGGGGGTGGTCTCCGCCAAATCCCGAGAGGACCTGGATGAAACTGGGCAGACCCATATCCAGACCGATACAGCCATCAATCCTGGCTCGAGCGGAGGTCCCCTCCTGAATATTTATGGAGAAGTCGTTGGGATCAACCGGATGATCCGGTCATCGAGTGGAGCCAGTGCAGGGATTGGGTTTGCCATTCCCATCAATTATGCAAAACGTGTGCTCCGTCAGATTGAACAAAATGTTGGTCAAAACATAAAACCAGCCACCTTAGGGGTTATGGCAACCACGCCACTCCCTGACCATAGGCGTTCCCTTGGAATTCCAGGGGATGCCGTCGGCGTCCTTGTCTATGACATCGAGCCCAATTCGGCTGCGGAAAAAGGGGGGTTACGCCGTTACGACTTCATTGAAGGGGCCAATGGACTCGTTATCCGTCATATCAATGACCTTCGGGAACAGGTGGGTCTTGTGGGACTTGGGGGCGTCTTACGGTTGAAGATATTAAGGGATACCCAAGAGATGGAATTATCGATCCCTTTGGTCGAAGCAGCCTACCAAAAGGGCAAATAA
- a CDS encoding pyridoxal phosphate-dependent aminotransferase — protein MRRNIVHSGADALIYEIRQIVALAKQIEAMGITITWENIGDPIQKGESIPTWMKDIVSGLVNQNKSWAYTATQGDENTRKFLAQKVNERGGAQITSEDILFFNGLGDAVAKIFGFMRREARILGPSPAYSTLSSAEAAHSGYEHLTYELNPNNDWMPDLEDIENKVKYNDSIAGILLINPDNPTGAVYPKEVMREIVKICEKYDIILICDETYAHVNYSEWGSIHLSEVIGDKVCGFALRSISKEFPWPGARCGWLEVFNRKNDPTFERYIKSLLDAKMLEVCSTTLPQLSIPLVYSHPEFLNHLKFRNLKFKKRAEKATQLLSGIPGVKVIQPKGAFYLTVLFEDNVLKPHMTLPIQNEKVKNFVSPLMEKAALDRRFVLHLLASVGICVVPLSSFCCNRNGFRVTLLEEDETKFEWIYQTLADSMKKYLAS, from the coding sequence ATGAGAAGAAATATAGTCCATTCGGGTGCCGATGCACTCATTTACGAAATTCGCCAGATTGTGGCACTTGCCAAACAAATCGAAGCCATGGGTATCACCATCACCTGGGAAAACATTGGGGATCCTATCCAAAAAGGGGAAAGTATTCCCACTTGGATGAAAGACATTGTCAGTGGACTTGTGAACCAAAATAAATCATGGGCCTACACTGCCACCCAAGGGGATGAAAACACACGAAAATTTTTAGCGCAAAAAGTAAACGAAAGGGGTGGAGCACAAATCACTTCTGAGGACATTTTGTTCTTTAATGGTCTTGGTGATGCGGTTGCTAAAATTTTTGGTTTTATGAGAAGGGAAGCAAGGATTCTTGGCCCATCGCCCGCCTATTCTACGTTATCTTCTGCGGAAGCTGCTCATTCTGGTTACGAACACTTAACCTATGAATTGAATCCAAATAATGATTGGATGCCAGACCTTGAAGATATTGAAAACAAAGTAAAATACAATGACTCAATTGCGGGAATATTACTCATCAATCCAGACAATCCAACAGGTGCGGTGTATCCAAAAGAGGTCATGCGTGAGATTGTTAAAATTTGTGAAAAGTATGATATTATCCTCATCTGTGATGAAACATATGCTCATGTCAATTATTCGGAATGGGGGAGTATCCATTTATCAGAAGTCATTGGTGATAAAGTATGTGGATTTGCGCTCCGCTCGATTTCAAAAGAATTTCCTTGGCCTGGCGCTCGTTGTGGTTGGTTAGAAGTATTTAATCGAAAAAATGATCCAACATTCGAGAGATACATTAAATCTTTGTTAGATGCAAAAATGTTGGAGGTATGTTCTACTACTTTACCTCAACTATCAATCCCTTTAGTTTACTCACATCCTGAATTCTTAAATCATCTCAAATTTAGAAATTTAAAGTTTAAAAAAAGAGCCGAAAAAGCAACTCAATTGTTATCAGGAATTCCAGGTGTCAAGGTAATCCAACCAAAGGGTGCATTTTATCTAACTGTACTTTTTGAAGATAATGTATTAAAACCACATATGACCTTACCAATTCAAAATGAAAAGGTAAAAAATTTTGTATCACCACTGATGGAAAAGGCCGCATTGGATCGTAGATTTGTTCTGCATCTATTAGCCTCTGTAGGGATTTGTGTCGTACCACTTAGTTCTTTCTGTTGTAATCGAAATGGTTTTAGAGTCACTCTCCTGGAAGAAGATGAAACCAAATTTGAATGGATCTATCAAACGTTAGCTGATAGTATGAAAAAGTATTTAGCATCGTAA